A genomic segment from Clostridium pasteurianum BC1 encodes:
- a CDS encoding HAD family hydrolase, protein MKKIYDTILFDLDGTLTDPKLGITKSIQYSLKYFGIFENNLDDLKKFIGPPLKDSFKEYYNFSDTDANSAVDKYREYFADKGIFENRLYTGIIELLNKLCSEEKNLIIATSKPTVFAERILKHFNIHQYFKFVAGSNLDGTQSKKGEVISYALKQGKYWDKDKIIMVGDRKYDVIGAKEAKIDSIGVLYGYGSFEELKKERPEYIAKNIDELSKILV, encoded by the coding sequence ATGAAGAAAATTTATGATACCATTTTATTTGATCTAGATGGGACTTTAACTGATCCTAAATTAGGTATTACAAAATCCATCCAATATTCATTAAAGTACTTTGGTATATTTGAAAATAATCTTGATGATTTAAAAAAATTTATTGGACCGCCTCTTAAGGATTCCTTTAAAGAATATTATAATTTCAGTGATACTGACGCAAATAGTGCAGTAGATAAATATAGAGAATATTTTGCTGATAAGGGTATATTTGAAAATAGATTATATACGGGCATAATTGAGTTACTGAATAAACTTTGTAGTGAAGAAAAGAATTTAATTATAGCTACATCAAAACCTACTGTTTTTGCTGAACGGATATTAAAACATTTTAACATACACCAATATTTTAAATTTGTAGCTGGTAGTAATCTGGATGGAACACAAAGCAAAAAAGGAGAAGTAATTTCTTATGCATTGAAGCAGGGTAAATACTGGGATAAGGATAAAATAATTATGGTAGGAGATAGAAAATATGATGTTATTGGAGCAAAAGAAGCAAAAATTGATTCAATAGGGGTATTATATGGTTATGGCTCCTTTGAGGAATTGAAAAAAGAAAGACCTGAATATATAGCTAAAAATATTGATG